One Alkaliphilus sp. B6464 genomic window carries:
- a CDS encoding tetratricopeptide repeat protein translates to MSDNQYMLDNYKIIGNKFKEEDQLLKALKFYKKAYGCEGGNEDIDLILDIGLLYDELEDYEKAEEYYSKVLNIDPEDARGYYSLATLYDNQKDFTKAIRYYEKAVEMDEYYDKAYFFLANIYDELGEKDKAIKYYKKVIEINPFDFWAYVNVGSILEEINRNEEALEMTNRGLEINPENFKALFNMGVILNKLGEKDRAVGYYEQAIDKNPWFPNSFLNLAIIHKEREEYEDSVEVLTMGIEYNNDTAVLYYNRACLYVYHFGKLEKGIRDLIKATSLSPDLIDYMKHDNELNPIRNLDAYKLLFEENIGID, encoded by the coding sequence ATGAGTGATAATCAATATATGTTAGATAACTATAAAATAATAGGAAATAAATTTAAAGAAGAGGATCAGTTATTAAAAGCACTAAAGTTTTATAAAAAAGCATATGGCTGCGAGGGTGGAAATGAAGATATAGACTTAATTTTAGATATAGGACTTTTATATGATGAGCTGGAGGATTATGAAAAGGCTGAAGAATATTATAGTAAGGTTTTAAACATAGATCCGGAAGATGCTAGGGGATATTATAGTTTAGCTACTCTATATGACAACCAAAAAGACTTTACCAAGGCTATTAGGTACTATGAGAAGGCTGTAGAAATGGATGAATATTATGATAAGGCATATTTTTTTCTAGCTAATATTTATGATGAACTTGGAGAAAAGGATAAGGCTATTAAGTATTATAAAAAGGTAATAGAAATAAATCCCTTTGATTTTTGGGCTTATGTAAATGTAGGATCTATACTTGAAGAGATAAATCGGAATGAAGAGGCTCTTGAAATGACAAACCGAGGGCTGGAAATTAATCCTGAGAATTTTAAAGCTCTATTTAATATGGGAGTTATATTAAATAAATTAGGGGAGAAGGATAGAGCTGTGGGCTATTATGAACAAGCTATAGATAAAAATCCCTGGTTTCCTAATAGTTTTTTAAATCTCGCAATTATCCATAAGGAAAGAGAGGAATATGAGGATTCAGTAGAAGTACTTACTATGGGTATAGAATACAACAATGATACAGCCGTACTTTACTATAACCGAGCATGTCTTTATGTATATCATTTTGGGAAATTAGAGAAAGGTATACGGGATTTAATTAAAGCTACTAGTTTGAGCCCAGATCTTATAGATTATATGAAGCATGACAATGAGCTAAATCCAATAAGAAATTTAGATGCGTATAAATTGTTATTTGAAGAAAATATTGGTATAGATTAA